The Longimicrobium sp. DNA window CGGAACTTCAGGTCGCGGTTCTCGGTCGCGGCCTCGACGATCAGGTCTGCGTCCGCGGCGGCCGAAAGCTCCGTGGCGGTGCGGATGCGCCCCATCGCGGCGCCCTTCTCGTCTTCGGACAGGGCGCCCTTCTTGATCTGGCGGTCCATGTTGCCGCCGATGGTCTTCAGCGCGCCTTCCAACGCCTCGGCGCGCACGTCGATCATCGTCACGTCGTAGCCGCCATGGGCGAACACGTGCACGATGCCGTTGCCCATGGTCCCCGCCCCGACTACCGCGACCTTCCGGATCTCCGCCATTTCGCTCTATCTCTGTTCAAATTCGGCCGGGGTCGATGGCCCGCGCCGGGTTTTCTGTCGATTCAGCGCAGCGCCACCCAGAGGGCGACGTACGTCGCGAGAAGCATGGCGCCGGTGACGATGGTCCACACAGCCGCGTTGGATGTATAGGCGGCGCGGCGCTCCTCGCGCTCGGAGGCGCGATCGATCGCCTGCCGAACGCCGCCCGCGTCCACCACGTCCCGCACGCCGATGGACCGCTTTCCGGCGATCAGCCCGCTGGCGCCGAAGAGCATCATCATCACGCCGGCCGTGAACACCATCAGCAGCCACACGTGGTCCCGCTCCAGCGCCCGGTCCATCCCCAGCGCGCGGAAGGGGAACAGCACCGGCACGAGCGCGGAGAACACGATGGCGACCGCCGCCGCGCTCCCCCAGAACCGTTGCGCGGAGCTCACCGCCACCCCTCACCGATCCGCGCGTCCACCAGCGGCCGCAACTCGCGCATCCGCGCGCTCTCGCCGATCCGACGCGTCCGCATCAGCCACGCCGTGCCGAGCGCGAGCGTGATCGTGGCCGCGACGCCGGCCTCGGGACCGAAGGCACCCCCCGTCCACCAGTCGGCCCCCGTCTCGTGCGCGTCGTAGTACGGCGCGTCGAAGAGGCGCAGCCCGCTGACGGGAAAATCCAGCAGCCCCGACATCGCCCAGTTCCATCCCACGTGCACCGCCGTGGCGAACCACAGCGAGCGGGTGCGAAGGTAGGCGACCCCAAGCATGAACCCGGCCAGGAAGATGTTCGCCAG harbors:
- a CDS encoding CPBP family intramembrane glutamic endopeptidase, with the translated sequence LEEVLFRGYSFQVLVQGIGTWPTLVVTSALFTYVHGRNPNVTALALANIFLAGFMLGVAYLRTRSLWFATAVHVGWNWAMSGLLDFPVSGLRLFDAPYYDAHETGADWWTGGAFGPEAGVAATITLALGTAWLMRTRRIGESARMRELRPLVDARIGEGWR